The following is a genomic window from Candidatus Krumholzibacteriia bacterium.
CTTCGAGTCTGGATTTCCTGAAACAGACCATCGCCCTTCTTCAGTGGAAGCAACTGCGTCTCCTGCATCTGGATGCAAGCATCATTACCGAGAGCCCCCGTTTGTCTCCTCACCTGGATGCGATTCGGGCCTCGCTTGCTGCGGCAGCTGGGCTGGAAGTGACCGCAGTTTCCGTCAAGGCCACGAGCAATGAGGGCATGGGCTGGATCGGTCGCGGTGAGGGTATGGCCGCACTTGCGATTGCCAGCGTGGAGGAAACATCATGAGTGAGATCAGGGTGAGATTTGCACCCAGCCCGACCGGGAGCCTGCATCTGGGCGGCGCACGCACGGCACTTTTCAACTGGCTTTTTGCCCGCAATCTGGGTGGAAACTATGTCCTCAGAATCGAGGACACCGACCGCGAACGCTCCACCGCAGAAAGCGAGGATCAACTGATTCGCTCCCTGCGCTGGCTGGGTCTCGACTGGGACGAAGGCCCCGACTGCCCCGGCGAACACGGTCCCTACCGGCAGAGCGAGCGCATGGAAATCTATCGGGAAAGGGCAGAGGATCTGCTGGCCCGGGGCCTTGCCTACCGCTGTTTTTGCAGCGACGAGCACCTGACCGCCGAAAGGGAAAAGGCAAAGGTAGAAAAGCGCGACCCGGTCTACGATGGCCGCTGTGCCGGGATCGATCCCGAAGAAGCGAATCGACGCGCGGAAACCGAGCCTCACACGCTTCGTTTCCGTATGCCGCAGAAGGACATCACCATCCGTGATCTTGTGCGGGGAGAGGTCACCTTTCCCGCAGGAATGGTCGGAGACTTCATTCTGCTGAGGAAGGACGGAATGCCCGTCTACAACTTCGCTTGTGCGGTCGATGACGGGCTGATGGAGATCAGCCATGTCTTGCGCGGCGAAGATCACCTCTCCAACAGCCTTCGGCAGGTGGCTCTTTATGAGGCGATGAATCTGCCGCTTCCCGAGTTCGCCCACCTTTCGATGATTCTCGGGGAAGATCGCTCCAAGCTGTCCAAGCGCCACGGTGCGGTCAGCGTGGAGGCTTTCCGGGAGGCGGGTTATCCTGCCGAAGCCCTTCTCAATGCCCTGGCCCTGCTGGGCTGGAATCCCGGCGATGACCGCGAGCGGATGAGCCTGGAGGAGATCACCGAAGCCTTCGATATCGCTCGTGTTCACAAGGCGGCCGCCGTCTTCGACCGCGACAAGCTCGACTGGATCTCGGGAAGCTGGATCCGGGAGCGTTCGGGGGAAGAATTGCAGGAGCTGGCCCGTCCCCACCTGCCCGAAGAAGGCGAGCGGCTGCCGAAGATTCTGGATGTACTCAAGGATCGCATCCACTGCTTTGGCGACCTGCCTGCAGAGATGGAATCCTTCCGCGGAGATCTGCCGACACCGGATGAGGAAGCTCGGGAGTGGCTCAAGGGTGCGGGGGATTTTCTCGCGGCCCTGGCCGATGCCCTCGAGAATCGGGAGGTGGACTTCAAGTCTCTTCTCAAGGAAGTGGGCAAGGAATCGGGGCGAAAGGGCAAGGAGCTTTTCATGCCGACACGGGTTGCCCTGACGGGGCAGACTCATGGTCCCGACCTGGGAGCCACGGCAGAACTGCTGGGCAGGGAGCTGGTCATCGAAAGACTGAGAAAGGCAAGAAGCCATGGGTGAACTGAGTTCCTGGCCGAGCTGGGAAGAGCGCTACCGTGAGCAGCCCGTGGAGGACATGCCCTGGTACTCCACGGAACTGGATGAGGATTTGCTCACCGCTCTCAGGAGCCGGGAGATCAGTGCCGGGCACATTCTGGACATCGGAACGGGGCCGGGCACTCAGGCCCTCGAGCTTGCCCGCCTCGGCTTTGAGGTCACGGCCACGGATCTTTCGGAGTCGGCCATTGAACACTGTTGCCAACTTCCCGGCCAGGAAGATCTGGAGATCGACTGGAGGGTGGACGACATCCTCAACAGCCAACTCAGCCCCAGCTTCGACTTTATTTTCGACCGGGGCTGCTTTCATGTGTTTCCTCCGGAGAAGCGCTCCGTCTACATCCGCACCCTGCGCGTTCTTCTTCACAGCGGAGGTCTGCTCTTTCTGAAGACCTTCGACAAGAAAGAACCTCGCCCCGAAGGCCCGCAGCGCTTTCATCCGGAAGAGCTCCGGGAACTCTTTCAGAGAGACTTCGAGATTCTGGGAATCGAGGAAACGGTCTATCAGGGGAAGCTTCAACCTCCTCCCCTTGCTCTCTTTGCCGTGATGAGGCGACGCTGATGAGATCGCTCTTCCAGATTCGTGAGGGGATCCATTTCCTGAACCACGGATCCTTCGGAGCCTGCCCGCTTCCGGTCTTTAAGGTCTATCGCCGATGGCAGAAGGAACTGGAAGAACAGCCGGTCGAGTTTCTGGGTCGCAGAGCCCCCCTCCTCATGGCAGAAAGCCGCGAGAAACTGGCCGCCTTTCTGGGGACCTCTGCGGGAAATCTGGTCTACACGAGCAATGCTTCGACGGCTCTGAACACGGTGCTCAAGAGCCTGCGCCTGAAGCCGGGTGATGAAATCCTGACAAGCAATCATGAGTACGGAGCCATGGATCTCTGTCTGGATTTCGTGGCAGAGAAGACCGGGGCGAAGGTGCTTCGGGCGAAGCTCGACCTTCCCCTTCAAAGCCGGGAAGAAGTAATCGATGCGTTTACCGACAGAATGAGCGAAAGCACGCGGCTGCTTTTTCTCAGCCACCTGAGTTCTACAAGCGCCCTGGTATTCCCCTTGGAAGAACTGACCGCTCATTGCCGAGAGCGGGGAATCCTGACAGTCATCGACGGCGCTCACGTCCCCGGCCATCGTCCGCTGGATCTGGAAGCTCTCGGCGCAGACTTCTACTCGGGAAACTGCCACAAGTGGATGCTCTCTCCCAAGGGTGCGGCCTTCCTCTATGCCCGCAAGGAAGTCCAGAGTCTTGTCGAGCCCCTGGTCACAAGCTGGGGCTGGCGAGCGGACATGAACGAGGACTCT
Proteins encoded in this region:
- the ispF gene encoding 2-C-methyl-D-erythritol 2,4-cyclodiphosphate synthase — encoded protein: MSRCGIGYDSHRFAEGRALILGGWEIPGEKGLEGHSDADVLCHALVDAILGAAALGDIGQHFPDTDPRWKDASSLDFLKQTIALLQWKQLRLLHLDASIITESPRLSPHLDAIRASLAAAAGLEVTAVSVKATSNEGMGWIGRGEGMAALAIASVEETS
- a CDS encoding class I SAM-dependent methyltransferase → MGELSSWPSWEERYREQPVEDMPWYSTELDEDLLTALRSREISAGHILDIGTGPGTQALELARLGFEVTATDLSESAIEHCCQLPGQEDLEIDWRVDDILNSQLSPSFDFIFDRGCFHVFPPEKRSVYIRTLRVLLHSGGLLFLKTFDKKEPRPEGPQRFHPEELRELFQRDFEILGIEETVYQGKLQPPPLALFAVMRRR
- a CDS encoding aminotransferase class V-fold PLP-dependent enzyme — translated: MRSLFQIREGIHFLNHGSFGACPLPVFKVYRRWQKELEEQPVEFLGRRAPLLMAESREKLAAFLGTSAGNLVYTSNASTALNTVLKSLRLKPGDEILTSNHEYGAMDLCLDFVAEKTGAKVLRAKLDLPLQSREEVIDAFTDRMSESTRLLFLSHLSSTSALVFPLEELTAHCRERGILTVIDGAHVPGHRPLDLEALGADFYSGNCHKWMLSPKGAAFLYARKEVQSLVEPLVTSWGWRADMNEDSPFVALSHGSRFVMENEWQGTRDISAWLTIPAAIDFMKEHDWPMWQGKCHRRTLEARARLVEIAGLPEICPAHEDWIGQMAAFEIPPCDVIALQKKLYETHGVEVVGIEWENRSFLRFTVQAYNTDADLEAFEKALDCELKGDFQ
- the gltX gene encoding glutamate--tRNA ligase → MSEIRVRFAPSPTGSLHLGGARTALFNWLFARNLGGNYVLRIEDTDRERSTAESEDQLIRSLRWLGLDWDEGPDCPGEHGPYRQSERMEIYRERAEDLLARGLAYRCFCSDEHLTAEREKAKVEKRDPVYDGRCAGIDPEEANRRAETEPHTLRFRMPQKDITIRDLVRGEVTFPAGMVGDFILLRKDGMPVYNFACAVDDGLMEISHVLRGEDHLSNSLRQVALYEAMNLPLPEFAHLSMILGEDRSKLSKRHGAVSVEAFREAGYPAEALLNALALLGWNPGDDRERMSLEEITEAFDIARVHKAAAVFDRDKLDWISGSWIRERSGEELQELARPHLPEEGERLPKILDVLKDRIHCFGDLPAEMESFRGDLPTPDEEAREWLKGAGDFLAALADALENREVDFKSLLKEVGKESGRKGKELFMPTRVALTGQTHGPDLGATAELLGRELVIERLRKARSHG